A stretch of the Nitratifractor salsuginis DSM 16511 genome encodes the following:
- a CDS encoding nucleotidyltransferase domain-containing protein produces the protein MHTLSRELRLLIACCQAKPSQDDIDLILDTIRDPKFDIQNLLELSSRHGVLPLVYKNLKAIEKSIQTSSSQNDTPPTQNPKSKIRNLLIELKPRYFAIVQRNILMSAELIKIFRLLRENDIEVLAFKGPTLAQIAYGDITLRQFGDLDILIHRKDFRKIASQMTEKGYEPRFPIETFTGDKVMFEMNNDCPFYDRKRGLAIEIHWDFFRKLALSTQKLQPWEETAQVTINGSAIPTLRYETHLLYHSLHGSKHIWERMCWIVDIDRFIRNVPDLDWDDIIDRAKELGALRMFLLGPALARYFFNTPLPEKIEKLCRQARFDNLIAFVVDEFKWENPTPEDSLVKLKKVIALRDNLYYKTFTLLEFLFRPGINERRTIVLADNLFWLYWPLRPIGMVYRFLFCRLMKLCEQRD, from the coding sequence GTGCACACTCTCTCCCGGGAGCTCCGTCTCCTCATCGCCTGCTGCCAGGCAAAGCCGTCACAAGACGACATCGATTTGATCCTCGACACGATCCGGGACCCGAAATTCGACATTCAAAATCTGCTGGAGCTCTCGAGCCGGCACGGGGTCCTTCCCCTGGTTTACAAAAATCTCAAAGCGATCGAGAAATCGATCCAAACCTCTTCATCCCAGAATGACACACCCCCAACCCAAAATCCAAAATCCAAAATCCGGAATCTCCTTATCGAGCTCAAGCCACGATACTTCGCCATCGTCCAGAGAAATATCCTGATGTCCGCAGAGCTCATCAAAATCTTTCGCCTGCTCCGAGAGAACGACATCGAAGTACTGGCTTTCAAAGGCCCTACCCTCGCACAGATCGCCTACGGCGATATTACTCTGCGACAGTTCGGAGACCTGGATATTCTGATCCACCGCAAAGATTTCCGAAAGATCGCTTCACAAATGACCGAAAAAGGGTATGAACCTCGTTTTCCGATCGAAACATTCACGGGGGACAAAGTCATGTTCGAGATGAACAATGACTGCCCCTTCTATGACAGGAAACGCGGCCTGGCCATCGAAATCCACTGGGATTTTTTTCGCAAGCTGGCCCTGTCGACCCAGAAACTCCAACCCTGGGAAGAAACGGCTCAGGTCACCATCAACGGCTCGGCGATCCCAACGCTCCGGTACGAAACTCATCTACTCTATCATTCACTCCATGGCTCCAAACATATCTGGGAACGCATGTGCTGGATCGTCGATATCGACCGTTTCATCCGCAACGTACCGGATCTAGACTGGGACGACATCATCGACAGGGCCAAAGAGCTGGGAGCGCTGCGGATGTTCCTCCTCGGCCCGGCGCTTGCCCGGTATTTTTTCAACACGCCGCTGCCTGAAAAAATAGAAAAACTCTGCCGACAAGCCCGTTTCGACAACCTCATCGCTTTCGTCGTCGACGAATTCAAGTGGGAGAACCCCACACCCGAAGACAGTCTCGTCAAACTGAAAAAGGTCATCGCCCTGCGCGACAATCTCTATTATAAGACTTTTACTCTGCTGGAGTTTCTCTTCCGTCCCGGGATCAACGAACGCAGAACGATCGTTCTAGCGGACAATCTTTTCTGGCTCTACTGGCCCCTGCGGCCGATCGGAATGGTGTATCGTTTCCTCTTCTGCCGTCTTATGAAACTGTGCGAACAGCGAGATTGA
- a CDS encoding IS256 family transposase, variant Zn-binding type: MCGSKATKKNGKRAGIQRYFCQSCRQSFSSRRRPSRLRKRLFTAYFYEHQTLKALSRTYHKDREWIQRQIHSYEPPKTSPHPRPVTLVIDATFFGKRGEGFGVLVAKDILSGQLVAYRFIQTETLNEYAMLRQSLLDQGFIIQAVTVDGRRGLFGLFADLPVQMCHFHQQAILTRYLTRRPTYQASRDLKRIASYLGQTTPCRFRYMLEAWLQRHKDFYEEKTPDDSPRGWHYTHDRLRSAYRSLERNLPYLFTYKTHPHLGIANTTNTLDGGLFSPMKALLKIHRGIGDSMKKKLITDFLEKAMK, encoded by the coding sequence ATCTGTGGTTCAAAAGCGACGAAAAAGAATGGTAAAAGAGCAGGAATTCAGCGCTATTTTTGCCAAAGTTGCCGGCAGAGCTTCTCTTCTCGTAGACGTCCCTCCCGCCTCAGAAAACGACTCTTTACTGCCTACTTCTATGAGCACCAAACCCTCAAAGCCTTATCCCGGACCTATCATAAGGATCGGGAGTGGATTCAACGTCAGATTCATAGCTATGAACCGCCAAAGACTTCACCACATCCCAGACCGGTCACTTTGGTTATCGATGCGACATTCTTCGGAAAACGGGGAGAGGGCTTTGGTGTTCTTGTAGCTAAAGATATCCTGAGTGGCCAACTGGTAGCGTATCGTTTCATTCAGACTGAGACGCTCAATGAATATGCGATGCTTCGGCAAAGCCTTCTGGATCAGGGCTTTATCATCCAGGCCGTCACCGTCGATGGCCGACGGGGATTGTTTGGGCTCTTTGCCGACCTTCCGGTTCAAATGTGCCATTTCCATCAACAAGCCATTCTCACTCGTTATCTGACGCGCAGACCTACCTATCAAGCCTCTAGGGATCTCAAGCGTATCGCTTCCTATCTTGGACAGACAACCCCCTGCCGTTTCCGCTATATGCTGGAAGCCTGGCTCCAACGGCACAAAGATTTCTATGAAGAGAAAACCCCTGACGATTCTCCACGTGGATGGCATTACACCCATGATCGACTCCGCTCGGCCTATCGAAGTCTTGAACGCAATCTTCCTTATCTCTTCACGTATAAAACCCATCCTCATCTTGGCATAGCCAATACAACCAATACTTTGGATGGTGGACTCTTCTCTCCTATGAAAGCTTTATTGAAAATCCATCGGGGTATTGGAGACTCTATGAAGAAGAAACTCATCACTGATTTCCTAGAAAAAGCAATGAAATAG
- a CDS encoding glycosyltransferase family 2 protein — MVGRTLSHHLKHGKLTFLGKPLYNSLIAMELGYVRWKDRNKYFGPTSLVDEKLTAIVKTFERPETVTRLLESIKRFYPNMRVIVVDDSREPLELEGVKRIVLPYDSGVSAGRQAALEAVETSYVLLLDDDFVFYGETDLEPAMRAMEANEAIDIMGGTVVNLPSFKSADYRKAGLHPTSGESVLPEGALLGGFPVYDKVANFYIARTQRLKLVGWDARIKRLDHADFFSRAKGVLRTVYNEGFKVLHAQTPFNKVYMEKRRDVAMDRLVIMAKYYKKRELKRFFGLLKIL, encoded by the coding sequence ATGGTCGGTCGCACTCTGTCACATCACTTGAAGCACGGAAAACTCACTTTTCTCGGCAAGCCCCTCTATAACTCGCTGATCGCGATGGAGCTTGGCTATGTGCGATGGAAAGATAGAAATAAATATTTTGGGCCGACGTCGTTGGTCGATGAAAAATTGACGGCGATCGTCAAGACCTTTGAACGCCCCGAGACTGTAACGCGTTTGCTGGAGAGTATCAAGCGCTTCTATCCGAATATGAGGGTCATCGTCGTGGACGATAGCCGTGAGCCGCTGGAACTCGAAGGTGTAAAGAGGATCGTCCTACCCTATGATAGCGGTGTTTCTGCGGGAAGGCAGGCGGCGCTTGAAGCCGTAGAGACCTCTTATGTTTTGCTGCTCGATGATGATTTCGTCTTTTATGGGGAGACCGATCTGGAACCGGCGATGCGAGCGATGGAAGCGAATGAGGCCATAGATATTATGGGCGGAACGGTTGTCAACCTACCCTCTTTCAAGTCTGCCGACTACAGGAAGGCGGGCCTGCATCCGACTTCGGGGGAATCGGTTTTACCGGAAGGGGCATTACTAGGCGGTTTCCCTGTCTACGACAAAGTGGCGAACTTTTATATCGCCAGGACCCAGCGGCTGAAGCTCGTGGGGTGGGATGCGCGGATCAAACGGCTGGACCACGCCGACTTTTTTAGCCGGGCAAAAGGAGTGCTGAGAACGGTATACAATGAGGGATTCAAAGTCTTGCACGCTCAAACACCGTTCAATAAAGTCTATATGGAAAAACGCCGGGATGTGGCTATGGACCGCCTGGTGATTATGGCGAAGTATTACAAGAAAAGAGAGCTAAAGCGGTTTTTCGGGTTGCTAAAAATCCTTTAA
- the wecB gene encoding non-hydrolyzing UDP-N-acetylglucosamine 2-epimerase, with protein MKIISVVGARPNFMKIAPFINAIRKHNVNTGNEAIEHLLVHTGQHYDERMSKVFFESLGIPEADIHLGIGSGSHAEQVGNTMIAFEKVLREERPDWVVVVGDVNATLACAVTAKKEHIRVCHIEAGLRSGDMDMPEEINRLVTDRLSDLLLTPDRLSNENLRKEGVPEEKIRFVGNIMIDTLEANRQKAAALDVGTIIRDNLLESRTELPDKVESFSILTMHRPSNVDRKEVLEPIIDFLLDEVCAREVLIWPIHPRTRKQLERFGLWDRVTAEPNLILLHPVNYYEMLKLNMEANTMLTDSGGLQEECCVLGTPCMTLRWNTERPITLREHGGASILVGNAVDKIRRAYKELSQSTRKPQRPELWDGQTAQRCLDALLEAQG; from the coding sequence ATGAAAATCATCTCCGTAGTGGGGGCTCGTCCAAATTTTATGAAGATCGCTCCGTTTATCAATGCGATCAGAAAACATAATGTGAATACCGGCAATGAGGCGATAGAGCATCTTTTGGTTCATACCGGGCAGCATTATGATGAGCGTATGTCCAAAGTTTTCTTTGAATCGCTTGGGATTCCAGAAGCGGACATCCATCTGGGGATCGGTTCCGGAAGCCACGCGGAGCAGGTGGGGAATACGATGATCGCTTTTGAAAAAGTACTTCGGGAGGAACGCCCCGACTGGGTCGTGGTCGTCGGGGATGTCAATGCCACGCTTGCCTGTGCGGTGACGGCTAAAAAAGAGCATATCAGGGTGTGCCATATCGAAGCGGGATTGCGTTCGGGCGATATGGATATGCCCGAAGAGATCAATCGTCTGGTAACCGATAGGCTCTCTGATCTTTTGCTGACTCCTGACAGGCTTTCCAATGAGAATCTGCGTAAAGAAGGTGTGCCGGAGGAGAAGATCCGATTTGTCGGAAACATTATGATCGATACCCTCGAAGCCAATAGGCAAAAAGCCGCGGCACTGGATGTCGGAACGATCATTCGCGACAACCTGCTGGAATCACGGACGGAACTTCCCGACAAGGTGGAGTCTTTTTCCATTCTGACGATGCACCGGCCCTCCAATGTCGATCGCAAAGAGGTGCTCGAACCGATCATCGATTTCCTCCTGGATGAAGTCTGTGCGCGGGAGGTGCTGATCTGGCCCATACACCCGAGGACGCGCAAACAGCTCGAGCGATTCGGGCTCTGGGACCGGGTGACGGCTGAGCCGAACCTTATTTTGTTGCATCCCGTCAATTACTATGAGATGCTCAAGCTGAATATGGAAGCCAACACTATGCTGACAGACAGCGGAGGTTTGCAGGAAGAGTGCTGCGTACTTGGAACGCCCTGCATGACGTTGCGCTGGAATACCGAACGGCCCATTACCTTGCGGGAGCACGGAGGAGCGTCGATCCTTGTCGGCAATGCCGTCGATAAAATACGCCGAGCCTATAAAGAACTTTCGCAAAGCACACGAAAGCCGCAAAGACCCGAATTGTGGGATGGACAGACTGCCCAAAGGTGCTTGGATGCGCTTTTGGAAGCGCAGGGATAA
- a CDS encoding glycosyltransferase family 4 protein produces MKLLFITDNFPPETNAPATRTYEHCKEWVKEGVEVTVVTCAPNFPQGKVYQGYKNRFYQKEYIDGIEVIRVWSYITANEGFAKRVMDYFSFAFTAFWAGLFQNYDVIIATSPQFFTTWTALALSKIRRKPWIFELRDLWPESIRTVGAMKQSRALDWLERVELWLYRDAAKVVAVTDAFKQNLIDRGIDAEKVEVVTNGANLELYEPREKDEELLSALGLEGKFVVGYIGTHGMAHSLDFIIRSVAKVKDDSIHFLFVGSGAAKAGLVEAVNELGLENVTLLDPIAKEEVPRYLSIVDVSLAPLKKSETFKTVIPSKIFEASAMGKPTLLGVEGQAQEIIERYGAGLCFEPENEKDFLEKLMRLKEDEALYRSCVEGCKKLAIDFDRKGLAMKMLKIIEQVGEREQ; encoded by the coding sequence ATGAAACTCCTCTTCATCACCGACAACTTCCCTCCAGAAACCAACGCCCCGGCAACGCGGACCTATGAGCATTGCAAAGAGTGGGTGAAGGAGGGAGTGGAGGTGACCGTCGTTACCTGTGCACCGAATTTTCCGCAGGGCAAAGTTTACCAGGGGTACAAGAACAGGTTTTATCAAAAAGAATATATCGATGGCATTGAAGTCATCCGTGTCTGGAGCTATATCACGGCCAACGAGGGATTTGCCAAACGCGTAATGGATTATTTCAGTTTCGCTTTTACGGCGTTTTGGGCAGGGCTCTTTCAAAACTATGATGTGATCATCGCCACTTCTCCGCAATTTTTTACGACCTGGACAGCCTTGGCACTTTCAAAGATACGCCGAAAACCCTGGATCTTCGAACTGCGTGATCTCTGGCCGGAGTCCATCCGTACCGTGGGGGCTATGAAACAGAGCCGTGCGTTAGATTGGCTGGAAAGGGTGGAGCTTTGGCTTTACAGAGATGCCGCCAAAGTCGTGGCGGTGACCGATGCCTTCAAACAAAATCTTATCGACAGGGGTATCGATGCGGAGAAGGTGGAGGTCGTGACCAACGGCGCCAACCTCGAGCTCTATGAGCCGAGAGAAAAAGATGAAGAACTGCTCTCTGCCCTTGGATTGGAAGGAAAATTCGTTGTCGGATATATCGGAACCCACGGTATGGCGCACAGTCTCGATTTTATCATCCGCTCCGTCGCGAAGGTAAAGGACGATTCGATCCATTTCCTTTTTGTGGGAAGCGGTGCGGCCAAGGCGGGTCTGGTCGAAGCTGTCAATGAACTGGGATTGGAGAATGTTACACTGCTTGATCCTATCGCCAAAGAAGAGGTGCCTCGGTATTTGAGCATTGTCGATGTCTCCCTTGCTCCGCTGAAAAAGTCCGAGACGTTCAAAACCGTCATCCCCTCCAAGATCTTCGAAGCCTCGGCTATGGGAAAACCCACTCTGCTTGGCGTCGAAGGGCAGGCACAGGAGATCATCGAGCGTTACGGTGCCGGGCTCTGTTTCGAACCGGAGAACGAAAAGGATTTCCTGGAGAAGCTGATGCGGCTCAAAGAGGATGAGGCGCTTTATCGCTCCTGTGTGGAGGGGTGTAAGAAACTCGCGATAGACTTTGACCGAAAAGGCCTGGCAATGAAAATGTTGAAAATTATCGAACAAGTGGGAGAGAGGGAACAATGA
- a CDS encoding formyl transferase: MKICILKGPDPRHAYFAQKVSSLPSHDYLCLTHRRVNKNRLLNMMIKSPVTFFNRVSKYIFYTFVKWKLREKVYFKINKIPDEFIVESYNSDETFDLISDFGPDLIVVFGTPIISNRIMNLAQFGAINLHGGISPDYKGGNTIFWALYNGEVEKAGATLHYMIEKVDSGDILAKVYPDIKSTDDEFTVSAKTFEYATNEMCRIIKKIDSEHRILPGEKQTEKGKLYLAKDRTLLKDFIGLFRIKKNLKNVSLIKRIERYYDK, encoded by the coding sequence ATGAAGATATGTATTTTAAAAGGACCTGATCCGAGGCATGCGTATTTTGCACAGAAGGTATCAAGTCTTCCCTCACATGACTATTTATGCTTGACGCATAGAAGGGTCAATAAAAATAGATTGTTGAACATGATGATTAAATCACCAGTAACATTTTTTAATAGAGTTAGTAAATATATTTTTTATACTTTTGTTAAATGGAAACTAAGAGAAAAAGTTTATTTTAAAATAAACAAAATACCTGATGAATTTATTGTTGAAAGTTATAATTCAGATGAAACATTTGATTTAATAAGTGATTTTGGTCCTGATCTTATAGTTGTTTTTGGTACACCAATCATTTCAAACAGGATTATGAATTTGGCACAATTTGGTGCCATAAACTTACATGGCGGTATTTCTCCAGACTACAAGGGTGGCAATACCATTTTTTGGGCACTTTATAATGGCGAAGTAGAAAAAGCTGGTGCTACTTTACATTATATGATTGAAAAAGTTGATAGTGGGGATATCCTTGCTAAAGTCTATCCAGACATTAAATCAACTGACGACGAGTTTACTGTTTCTGCAAAAACATTTGAGTACGCAACTAATGAAATGTGCAGAATCATAAAAAAAATTGATTCTGAACATAGAATTCTACCTGGTGAAAAACAAACAGAAAAAGGAAAGTTATACTTGGCAAAAGACAGGACATTATTAAAGGATTTTATTGGTTTATTTAGGATAAAAAAAAACCTTAAAAATGTTTCCTTGATAAAAAGAATAGAACGATATTATGACAAGTGA